ATGACCAGATGTTGCGTCGGTGCTTGACATAACGGATATCCAGCATTAACTGGTCGCCCGGCACTACTTTGCGCTTAAAGCGGGCATTATCGATACCGGCCAGATAATAGACGGTACCTTGGGTAATCGATTCGTCCGATTGAGAAGTCAGCAGCGCGGTGGCTTGCGCCAATGCTTCCATGATCAATACACCCGGAAATATCGGCAAATTCGGAAAGTGTCCTTGAAAAAACGGCTCGTTAAAGGTGACGTTTTTAACACCCAGCAAGCGCACGCCCGGTTCGCACTCCAAAACCTTGTCAACCAACAGAAAAGGATAACGGTGCGGGAGTAATGCCTGAATTTGTTGTATATCGAGTTTGACAGTCATGTTTGTTCGCATGAAGAGAGAAGGATGTCAGCCGCCGGCTGACATCCGAACAAATGTGCAGCGTTCGAAAACGCAGCGTAAAACTTATTGAAAGGTTTCCAGTTTTTGCTGAACGCGGCTGGTGACATCGATATCGTCGTTGGCGTAAATAACACCGTCGGTCAGTAACAGGTCGAACGACTCTTCCTTGGCTAATGCTCTAACCGCTTCAACGATGCGCTTTTGCAGATTGCCCAGCTCTTCGTTTCTGCGCATATTGAAGTCTTCGCTAAATTCCTGTTGCGCGCGCATGGCGTCTCTTTTTTTGTCAACAATGTCTTTTTCCAGTCTGCGGCGCTCTTCTTCGCCCATGACCGCTGCGTCTCTACTCAAACGGTCTTCCAGGCTTTTAATTTCTTTTTG
This sequence is a window from Methylomonas methanica MC09. Protein-coding genes within it:
- the fabZ gene encoding 3-hydroxyacyl-ACP dehydratase FabZ, encoding MTVKLDIQQIQALLPHRYPFLLVDKVLECEPGVRLLGVKNVTFNEPFFQGHFPNLPIFPGVLIMEALAQATALLTSQSDESITQGTVYYLAGIDNARFKRKVVPGDQLMLDIRYVKHRRNIWSFDCRAEVEGELAASAQIMCAASVN
- a CDS encoding OmpH family outer membrane protein — encoded protein: MKNRISLFLMLMLVAGVSQADLKIGFVNVAKVLEKAPQAAKAKSRLETEFKPRDTALVSQQKEIKSLEDRLSRDAAVMGEEERRRLEKDIVDKKRDAMRAQQEFSEDFNMRRNEELGNLQKRIVEAVRALAKEESFDLLLTDGVIYANDDIDVTSRVQQKLETFQ